The Breoghania sp. L-A4 sequence GGCGTCATGATGAAGGATACCGATTTCCACGTCGCGCCGCTCGCCGCGATAGACCGGCGTAAACGAGTGGATGGTCACCAGAACCGGGGGACGTTCCATCGCGATGCGACGGTCGATCGCCGCGCGCAGGGCGTTGCGGAAGGGCGTGTAACACAGCGCGACGCGCGCCTCACGGTCCTCCGGCGCCAGATTGGCATTGCCGGGAATAGGGTGGATCTCGCTGATCGCGGGCACCGCGCTTTCGGCCTCTGGCGGCCGGTTGCAGTCGTAGACCAGGCGCGAGAGGCGGTGGGCGAGCAGCGGTGCGTCGAGCGCTTTTGACAGGGCGACCGCGACCGGGAGCGCGCCCGGGTCCCAGGCGATGTGGCTGCGCAGCAGATCGTCGGTGAGTCCAAGGTTGAAAAGCGCGGGCGGGATGTGGTTGGAGGCGTGCTCGCAGATCAGCAGAACGTCGCCGGCGCCCGAAAGATTGATCTCGTCGACAACCCGCGCAGGTCCGGATGCGCCTTGGCCGGCCTCAGTCACCGGCGCATGCGCTTCTGTTGTCGCCCCGGATATCGCCTCGGAATTCGCCCCTGTCGGCACCAGCCCGCCCCTCGCTCATTCTGAAGATATCTTTTCAGACACAA is a genomic window containing:
- a CDS encoding N-formylglutamate amidohydrolase, translating into MTEAGQGASGPARVVDEINLSGAGDVLLICEHASNHIPPALFNLGLTDDLLRSHIAWDPGALPVAVALSKALDAPLLAHRLSRLVYDCNRPPEAESAVPAISEIHPIPGNANLAPEDREARVALCYTPFRNALRAAIDRRIAMERPPVLVTIHSFTPVYRGERRDVEIGILHHDADSRLADAMLDAAASDTRFDVRRNAPYGQSDGVMHTLHEHGVSHGLLNVMIEIRNDLIAATDAQIDVAQWLAARLRAALDNMGGERPRAQEHGLSNAAGDQNLCALGGRDQSPDRPHHHVSDFRDDGRAAVVVDLKDVFHADAMDA